In Aphelocoma coerulescens isolate FSJ_1873_10779 chromosome 23, UR_Acoe_1.0, whole genome shotgun sequence, a genomic segment contains:
- the INPP5B gene encoding type II inositol 1,4,5-trisphosphate 5-phosphatase isoform X4, with the protein MSAGGRARREAVGSEGVKQNGRKAAVSQSCSQDSSDRSAPRQNKLKPEVRTEQVRASRVMASNKASILSEPKFGLRDTIIKSQLVQMEDSYTHIRNYRVFVGTYNVNGQSPMESLQPWLRCDAEPPDIYCVGFQELDLTKEAFFFNDTPKEEEWFKAVTDSLHPDAKYAKVKLVRLVGIMLLLYVKADLALNISEVEAETVGTGIMGRMGNKGGVAIRFKFHNTSMCIVNSHLAAHTEEYERRNQDFKDICSRMQFCQSDPNLPPLTIGKHDVILWLGDLNYRLEELDVAKVKQLVEEKAFLELCQYDQLKRQMKANAAFEGFTEGEISFQPTYKYDAGCDDWDTSEKCRVPAWCDRILWKGQNIAQLSYRSHMALKLSDHKPVSSVFDIGVKVVNEELYRKAFEEIVRSLDKLENANIPSVTLSCREIHFKDVKYMQLHIERFTIRNGQVPCQFEFISKPDEETYCKEWLIANPSKGFLLSDAEITVELEVFVNKSTATRLNSGEEKLEDILVLHLVRGKDYFLSVTGNYLPSCFGSPIHTLCYMREPIQDMSAESIRKLTLMPVDMSDDPAQDEKPTDIPKELWMMVDHLNRNASQQEDLFQQPGLRSEFEQIRDCLDKGMYDTFLGSNHSVAEALLLFLESLPEPVICCRFYSSCLESASNYGLSCQIISDLPVCHKNVFEYLMAFLRELLKNSGKNHLDANILASVFGGLLLRPPPGHPTPDIAEKRKAQQFIHQFLVRDDLP; encoded by the exons ATgtccgcgggcgggcgggcccGCCGAG aagcggTTGGCTCTGAAGGTGTCAaacaaaatggaagaaaagctgcagtcagtcagagctgcagccaggacagcagTGATAGAAGCGCTCCCAG GCAAAACAAACTCAAGCCTGAAGTGAGAACTGAACAGGTTCGGGCCTCCCGTGTCATGGCTTCGAACAAGGCCTCAATCTTATCAGAGCCAAAGTTTGGACTAAGAGATACTATCATTAAATCTCAGCTTGTACAAATGGAGGACTCCTACACACACATCCGGAACTACAG GGTTTTTGTTGGGACATACAACGTGAATGGTCAGTCACCCATGGAGAGCCTCCAGCCTTGGCTGAGGTGTGATGCTGAGCCCCCAGACATTTACTGCGTGGG TTTCCAGGAGCTTGATCTGACTAAAGAAGCCTTCTTTTTCAATGACACACCGAAGGAAGAAGAATGGTTTAAAGCTGTAACTGATAGTCTTCACCCAGATGCCAAATATGCAAAG GTGAAACTTGTGCGGCTGGTGGGGATCATGCTCCTGTTGTATGTGAAGGCAGACCTTGCTTTGAACATCTCTGAGGTAGAAGCTGAGACTGTGGGAACTGGAATCATGGGGAGGATG GGTAACAAAGGTGGTGTTGCCATCAGGTTTAAATTCCATAACACCAGCATGTGCATTGTGAATTCTCACCTCGCAGCTCACACGGAGGAATATGAGCGGAGGAACCAGGACTTCAAAGACATCTGCTCTCGGATGCAGTTCTGCCAGTCGGATCCAAATTTGCCCCCTCTCACTATTGGCAAACACGA TGTGATCCTATGGCTGGGGGACCTCAATTATCGGCTGGAGGAACTGGATGTGGCAAAAGTGAAGCAGCTTGTAgaggagaaagcatttctagAGCTTTGCCAGTATGACCAG CTGAAGAGGCAAATGAAGGCAAATGCAGCCTTTGAAGGCTTCACAGAGGGAGAGATCTCTTTCCAGCCAACATACAAGTATGATGCTGGCTGTGATGACTGGGACACAAG TGAGAAGTGTCGTGTTCCAGCGTGGTGTGATCGAATACTCTGGAAAGGGCAGAACATTGCCCAGCTGAGCTATCGCAGCCACATGGCTCTGAAGCTCAGTGACCACAAGCCAGTGAGCTCTGTGTTTGATATTGGG GTGAAGGTTGTGAATGAGGAGCTCTATCGAAAAGCCTTTGAGGAAATAGTCCGCTCCCTGGATAAGCTGGAGAATGCCAACATTCCCTCGGTGACACTGTCCTGCAGAGAG ATCCATTTCAAGGATGTTAAATACATGCAGCTGCACATAGAGAGGTTTACAATCCGCAATGGCCAAGTGCCCTGCCAGTTCGAATTTATCAGCAAACCAGATGAGGAAACCTACTGCAAGGAATGGCTGATTGCTAATCCCAGTAAGGGCTTCTTGCTCTCAG ATGCTGAGATCACAGTTGAGCTGGAGGTGTTTGTTAATAAATCAACAGCTACTCGCTTAAACTCTGGAGAGGAAAAACTTGAAGATATCTTAGTCTTACATCTTGTCAGAGGGAAAGATTATTTTCTCTCCGTAACAGGCAACTATTTGCCGAGTTGCTTTGGGTCTCCCATCCATACACTGTGTTACATGAGGGAACCAATCCAGGACATGTCAGCAGAATCCATTCGGAAACTT ACCCTGATGCCAGTAGACATGAGTGATGATCCTGCCCAAGATGAAAAGCCTACAGACATCCCAAAAGAGCTGTGGATGATGGTGGATCACTTGAATCGCAACGCTTCCCAGCAG GAGGACCTGTTTCAGCAGCCAGGCCTCAGATCCGAATTTGAGCAAATCCGAGACTGTTTGGACAAGGGAATGTATGATACTTTCT TGGGCAGCAACCACTCAGTGGCAGAGGCCCTGCTGCTCTTCCTGGAGAGCCTGCCCGAGCCTGTCATCTGCTGCAGGTTCTACAGCTCCTGTCTGGAGAGTGCCAGCAACTACGGgctgagctgccag ATTATCTCTGACCTACCAGTGTGccataaaaatgtatttgaataTCTGATGGCATTTCTACGAGAACTACTGAAGAATTCAGGGAAAAACCATTTGGATGCGAATATTCTTG CCAGTGTATTTGGTGGCTTGTTACTCCGACCTCCTCCTGGACATCCCACGCCTGATATAGCTGAGAAGAGGAAAGCTCAGCAATTTATCCATCAGTTCCTTGTGAGAGATGATTTACCATGA
- the INPP5B gene encoding type II inositol 1,4,5-trisphosphate 5-phosphatase isoform X2 — translation MDQSVAIQESLARGATCRIVSFDRPRWRGAVRGGGAPLPAPAGPRAPAGLSPSPPICSRCSLPLSPPRSLRSVPAPSRRSWLRPLCPRSLPLVPPFLDPQLQAVQGLLASGESVESRLLGLVECRGQHAIYVYTHRRMAITAEDVSLERVIPISDGFAVEEVVLDSDLHIIGSDVTVQISSADDRLTVQLPFGSHTRTFLQEVSRCSPEAVGSEGVKQNGRKAAVSQSCSQDSSDRSAPRQNKLKPEVRTEQVRASRVMASNKASILSEPKFGLRDTIIKSQLVQMEDSYTHIRNYRVFVGTYNVNGQSPMESLQPWLRCDAEPPDIYCVGFQELDLTKEAFFFNDTPKEEEWFKAVTDSLHPDAKYAKVKLVRLVGIMLLLYVKADLALNISEVEAETVGTGIMGRMGNKGGVAIRFKFHNTSMCIVNSHLAAHTEEYERRNQDFKDICSRMQFCQSDPNLPPLTIGKHDVILWLGDLNYRLEELDVAKVKQLVEEKAFLELCQYDQLKRQMKANAAFEGFTEGEISFQPTYKYDAGCDDWDTSEKCRVPAWCDRILWKGQNIAQLSYRSHMALKLSDHKPVSSVFDIGVKVVNEELYRKAFEEIVRSLDKLENANIPSVTLSCREIHFKDVKYMQLHIERFTIRNGQVPCQFEFISKPDEETYCKEWLIANPSKGFLLSGNYLPSCFGSPIHTLCYMREPIQDMSAESIRKLTLMPVDMSDDPAQDEKPTDIPKELWMMVDHLNRNASQQEDLFQQPGLRSEFEQIRDCLDKGMYDTFLGSNHSVAEALLLFLESLPEPVICCRFYSSCLESASNYGLSCQIISDLPVCHKNVFEYLMAFLRELLKNSGKNHLDANILASVFGGLLLRPPPGHPTPDIAEKRKAQQFIHQFLVRDDLP, via the exons ATGGACCAGTCGGTCGCCATCCAGGAGAGCCTAGCGAGGGGGGCGACCTGCCGGATCGTATCCTTTGATCGGCCCCGGTGGCGCGGAGCCgtgcggggcggcggggccccTCTCCCCGCTCCCGCCGGTCCCCGCGCTCCCGCCGGGCTGTCCCCGTCCCCTCCGATTTGTTCCCGATGCTccctcccgctgtccccgccgcgctccctccGCTCCGTCCCCGCTCCCTCCCGCCGATCTTGGCTCCGTCCGCTCTGTCCCCGCTCCCTGCCGCTTGTCCCACCGTTCCTTGACCCGCAGCTGCAGGCGGTGCAGGGCCTGCTGGCGTCGGGGGAGAGTGTGGAGAGCCGGCTGCTGGGCCTGGTGGAGTGCCGCGGGCAGCACGC GATCTATGTGTACACTCACCGGCGGATGGCCATCACAGCTGAGGATGTCTCGCTGGAGAGAGTGATCCCCATCAGCGATGGGTTTGCAGTGGAAGAAG TTGTACTTGACAGTGACCTTCACATCATTG GCTCTGACGTGACTGTCCAGATCAGCTCAGCAGACGATCGACTGACAGTGCAGCTGCCCTTCGGCTCCCACACACGCACGTTCCTGCAGGAGGTCAGCAGGTGCAGCCCAG aagcggTTGGCTCTGAAGGTGTCAaacaaaatggaagaaaagctgcagtcagtcagagctgcagccaggacagcagTGATAGAAGCGCTCCCAG GCAAAACAAACTCAAGCCTGAAGTGAGAACTGAACAGGTTCGGGCCTCCCGTGTCATGGCTTCGAACAAGGCCTCAATCTTATCAGAGCCAAAGTTTGGACTAAGAGATACTATCATTAAATCTCAGCTTGTACAAATGGAGGACTCCTACACACACATCCGGAACTACAG GGTTTTTGTTGGGACATACAACGTGAATGGTCAGTCACCCATGGAGAGCCTCCAGCCTTGGCTGAGGTGTGATGCTGAGCCCCCAGACATTTACTGCGTGGG TTTCCAGGAGCTTGATCTGACTAAAGAAGCCTTCTTTTTCAATGACACACCGAAGGAAGAAGAATGGTTTAAAGCTGTAACTGATAGTCTTCACCCAGATGCCAAATATGCAAAG GTGAAACTTGTGCGGCTGGTGGGGATCATGCTCCTGTTGTATGTGAAGGCAGACCTTGCTTTGAACATCTCTGAGGTAGAAGCTGAGACTGTGGGAACTGGAATCATGGGGAGGATG GGTAACAAAGGTGGTGTTGCCATCAGGTTTAAATTCCATAACACCAGCATGTGCATTGTGAATTCTCACCTCGCAGCTCACACGGAGGAATATGAGCGGAGGAACCAGGACTTCAAAGACATCTGCTCTCGGATGCAGTTCTGCCAGTCGGATCCAAATTTGCCCCCTCTCACTATTGGCAAACACGA TGTGATCCTATGGCTGGGGGACCTCAATTATCGGCTGGAGGAACTGGATGTGGCAAAAGTGAAGCAGCTTGTAgaggagaaagcatttctagAGCTTTGCCAGTATGACCAG CTGAAGAGGCAAATGAAGGCAAATGCAGCCTTTGAAGGCTTCACAGAGGGAGAGATCTCTTTCCAGCCAACATACAAGTATGATGCTGGCTGTGATGACTGGGACACAAG TGAGAAGTGTCGTGTTCCAGCGTGGTGTGATCGAATACTCTGGAAAGGGCAGAACATTGCCCAGCTGAGCTATCGCAGCCACATGGCTCTGAAGCTCAGTGACCACAAGCCAGTGAGCTCTGTGTTTGATATTGGG GTGAAGGTTGTGAATGAGGAGCTCTATCGAAAAGCCTTTGAGGAAATAGTCCGCTCCCTGGATAAGCTGGAGAATGCCAACATTCCCTCGGTGACACTGTCCTGCAGAGAG ATCCATTTCAAGGATGTTAAATACATGCAGCTGCACATAGAGAGGTTTACAATCCGCAATGGCCAAGTGCCCTGCCAGTTCGAATTTATCAGCAAACCAGATGAGGAAACCTACTGCAAGGAATGGCTGATTGCTAATCCCAGTAAGGGCTTCTTGCTCTCAG GCAACTATTTGCCGAGTTGCTTTGGGTCTCCCATCCATACACTGTGTTACATGAGGGAACCAATCCAGGACATGTCAGCAGAATCCATTCGGAAACTT ACCCTGATGCCAGTAGACATGAGTGATGATCCTGCCCAAGATGAAAAGCCTACAGACATCCCAAAAGAGCTGTGGATGATGGTGGATCACTTGAATCGCAACGCTTCCCAGCAG GAGGACCTGTTTCAGCAGCCAGGCCTCAGATCCGAATTTGAGCAAATCCGAGACTGTTTGGACAAGGGAATGTATGATACTTTCT TGGGCAGCAACCACTCAGTGGCAGAGGCCCTGCTGCTCTTCCTGGAGAGCCTGCCCGAGCCTGTCATCTGCTGCAGGTTCTACAGCTCCTGTCTGGAGAGTGCCAGCAACTACGGgctgagctgccag ATTATCTCTGACCTACCAGTGTGccataaaaatgtatttgaataTCTGATGGCATTTCTACGAGAACTACTGAAGAATTCAGGGAAAAACCATTTGGATGCGAATATTCTTG CCAGTGTATTTGGTGGCTTGTTACTCCGACCTCCTCCTGGACATCCCACGCCTGATATAGCTGAGAAGAGGAAAGCTCAGCAATTTATCCATCAGTTCCTTGTGAGAGATGATTTACCATGA
- the INPP5B gene encoding type II inositol 1,4,5-trisphosphate 5-phosphatase isoform X1, with the protein MDQSVAIQESLARGATCRIVSFDRPRWRGAVRGGGAPLPAPAGPRAPAGLSPSPPICSRCSLPLSPPRSLRSVPAPSRRSWLRPLCPRSLPLVPPFLDPQLQAVQGLLASGESVESRLLGLVECRGQHAIYVYTHRRMAITAEDVSLERVIPISDGFAVEEVVLDSDLHIIGSDVTVQISSADDRLTVQLPFGSHTRTFLQEVSRCSPEAVGSEGVKQNGRKAAVSQSCSQDSSDRSAPRQNKLKPEVRTEQVRASRVMASNKASILSEPKFGLRDTIIKSQLVQMEDSYTHIRNYRVFVGTYNVNGQSPMESLQPWLRCDAEPPDIYCVGFQELDLTKEAFFFNDTPKEEEWFKAVTDSLHPDAKYAKVKLVRLVGIMLLLYVKADLALNISEVEAETVGTGIMGRMGNKGGVAIRFKFHNTSMCIVNSHLAAHTEEYERRNQDFKDICSRMQFCQSDPNLPPLTIGKHDVILWLGDLNYRLEELDVAKVKQLVEEKAFLELCQYDQLKRQMKANAAFEGFTEGEISFQPTYKYDAGCDDWDTSEKCRVPAWCDRILWKGQNIAQLSYRSHMALKLSDHKPVSSVFDIGVKVVNEELYRKAFEEIVRSLDKLENANIPSVTLSCREIHFKDVKYMQLHIERFTIRNGQVPCQFEFISKPDEETYCKEWLIANPSKGFLLSDAEITVELEVFVNKSTATRLNSGEEKLEDILVLHLVRGKDYFLSVTGNYLPSCFGSPIHTLCYMREPIQDMSAESIRKLTLMPVDMSDDPAQDEKPTDIPKELWMMVDHLNRNASQQEDLFQQPGLRSEFEQIRDCLDKGMYDTFLGSNHSVAEALLLFLESLPEPVICCRFYSSCLESASNYGLSCQIISDLPVCHKNVFEYLMAFLRELLKNSGKNHLDANILASVFGGLLLRPPPGHPTPDIAEKRKAQQFIHQFLVRDDLP; encoded by the exons ATGGACCAGTCGGTCGCCATCCAGGAGAGCCTAGCGAGGGGGGCGACCTGCCGGATCGTATCCTTTGATCGGCCCCGGTGGCGCGGAGCCgtgcggggcggcggggccccTCTCCCCGCTCCCGCCGGTCCCCGCGCTCCCGCCGGGCTGTCCCCGTCCCCTCCGATTTGTTCCCGATGCTccctcccgctgtccccgccgcgctccctccGCTCCGTCCCCGCTCCCTCCCGCCGATCTTGGCTCCGTCCGCTCTGTCCCCGCTCCCTGCCGCTTGTCCCACCGTTCCTTGACCCGCAGCTGCAGGCGGTGCAGGGCCTGCTGGCGTCGGGGGAGAGTGTGGAGAGCCGGCTGCTGGGCCTGGTGGAGTGCCGCGGGCAGCACGC GATCTATGTGTACACTCACCGGCGGATGGCCATCACAGCTGAGGATGTCTCGCTGGAGAGAGTGATCCCCATCAGCGATGGGTTTGCAGTGGAAGAAG TTGTACTTGACAGTGACCTTCACATCATTG GCTCTGACGTGACTGTCCAGATCAGCTCAGCAGACGATCGACTGACAGTGCAGCTGCCCTTCGGCTCCCACACACGCACGTTCCTGCAGGAGGTCAGCAGGTGCAGCCCAG aagcggTTGGCTCTGAAGGTGTCAaacaaaatggaagaaaagctgcagtcagtcagagctgcagccaggacagcagTGATAGAAGCGCTCCCAG GCAAAACAAACTCAAGCCTGAAGTGAGAACTGAACAGGTTCGGGCCTCCCGTGTCATGGCTTCGAACAAGGCCTCAATCTTATCAGAGCCAAAGTTTGGACTAAGAGATACTATCATTAAATCTCAGCTTGTACAAATGGAGGACTCCTACACACACATCCGGAACTACAG GGTTTTTGTTGGGACATACAACGTGAATGGTCAGTCACCCATGGAGAGCCTCCAGCCTTGGCTGAGGTGTGATGCTGAGCCCCCAGACATTTACTGCGTGGG TTTCCAGGAGCTTGATCTGACTAAAGAAGCCTTCTTTTTCAATGACACACCGAAGGAAGAAGAATGGTTTAAAGCTGTAACTGATAGTCTTCACCCAGATGCCAAATATGCAAAG GTGAAACTTGTGCGGCTGGTGGGGATCATGCTCCTGTTGTATGTGAAGGCAGACCTTGCTTTGAACATCTCTGAGGTAGAAGCTGAGACTGTGGGAACTGGAATCATGGGGAGGATG GGTAACAAAGGTGGTGTTGCCATCAGGTTTAAATTCCATAACACCAGCATGTGCATTGTGAATTCTCACCTCGCAGCTCACACGGAGGAATATGAGCGGAGGAACCAGGACTTCAAAGACATCTGCTCTCGGATGCAGTTCTGCCAGTCGGATCCAAATTTGCCCCCTCTCACTATTGGCAAACACGA TGTGATCCTATGGCTGGGGGACCTCAATTATCGGCTGGAGGAACTGGATGTGGCAAAAGTGAAGCAGCTTGTAgaggagaaagcatttctagAGCTTTGCCAGTATGACCAG CTGAAGAGGCAAATGAAGGCAAATGCAGCCTTTGAAGGCTTCACAGAGGGAGAGATCTCTTTCCAGCCAACATACAAGTATGATGCTGGCTGTGATGACTGGGACACAAG TGAGAAGTGTCGTGTTCCAGCGTGGTGTGATCGAATACTCTGGAAAGGGCAGAACATTGCCCAGCTGAGCTATCGCAGCCACATGGCTCTGAAGCTCAGTGACCACAAGCCAGTGAGCTCTGTGTTTGATATTGGG GTGAAGGTTGTGAATGAGGAGCTCTATCGAAAAGCCTTTGAGGAAATAGTCCGCTCCCTGGATAAGCTGGAGAATGCCAACATTCCCTCGGTGACACTGTCCTGCAGAGAG ATCCATTTCAAGGATGTTAAATACATGCAGCTGCACATAGAGAGGTTTACAATCCGCAATGGCCAAGTGCCCTGCCAGTTCGAATTTATCAGCAAACCAGATGAGGAAACCTACTGCAAGGAATGGCTGATTGCTAATCCCAGTAAGGGCTTCTTGCTCTCAG ATGCTGAGATCACAGTTGAGCTGGAGGTGTTTGTTAATAAATCAACAGCTACTCGCTTAAACTCTGGAGAGGAAAAACTTGAAGATATCTTAGTCTTACATCTTGTCAGAGGGAAAGATTATTTTCTCTCCGTAACAGGCAACTATTTGCCGAGTTGCTTTGGGTCTCCCATCCATACACTGTGTTACATGAGGGAACCAATCCAGGACATGTCAGCAGAATCCATTCGGAAACTT ACCCTGATGCCAGTAGACATGAGTGATGATCCTGCCCAAGATGAAAAGCCTACAGACATCCCAAAAGAGCTGTGGATGATGGTGGATCACTTGAATCGCAACGCTTCCCAGCAG GAGGACCTGTTTCAGCAGCCAGGCCTCAGATCCGAATTTGAGCAAATCCGAGACTGTTTGGACAAGGGAATGTATGATACTTTCT TGGGCAGCAACCACTCAGTGGCAGAGGCCCTGCTGCTCTTCCTGGAGAGCCTGCCCGAGCCTGTCATCTGCTGCAGGTTCTACAGCTCCTGTCTGGAGAGTGCCAGCAACTACGGgctgagctgccag ATTATCTCTGACCTACCAGTGTGccataaaaatgtatttgaataTCTGATGGCATTTCTACGAGAACTACTGAAGAATTCAGGGAAAAACCATTTGGATGCGAATATTCTTG CCAGTGTATTTGGTGGCTTGTTACTCCGACCTCCTCCTGGACATCCCACGCCTGATATAGCTGAGAAGAGGAAAGCTCAGCAATTTATCCATCAGTTCCTTGTGAGAGATGATTTACCATGA
- the INPP5B gene encoding type II inositol 1,4,5-trisphosphate 5-phosphatase isoform X3 encodes MDQSVAIQESLARGATCRIAVQGLLASGESVESRLLGLVECRGQHAIYVYTHRRMAITAEDVSLERVIPISDGFAVEEVVLDSDLHIIGSDVTVQISSADDRLTVQLPFGSHTRTFLQEVSRCSPEAVGSEGVKQNGRKAAVSQSCSQDSSDRSAPRQNKLKPEVRTEQVRASRVMASNKASILSEPKFGLRDTIIKSQLVQMEDSYTHIRNYRVFVGTYNVNGQSPMESLQPWLRCDAEPPDIYCVGFQELDLTKEAFFFNDTPKEEEWFKAVTDSLHPDAKYAKVKLVRLVGIMLLLYVKADLALNISEVEAETVGTGIMGRMGNKGGVAIRFKFHNTSMCIVNSHLAAHTEEYERRNQDFKDICSRMQFCQSDPNLPPLTIGKHDVILWLGDLNYRLEELDVAKVKQLVEEKAFLELCQYDQLKRQMKANAAFEGFTEGEISFQPTYKYDAGCDDWDTSEKCRVPAWCDRILWKGQNIAQLSYRSHMALKLSDHKPVSSVFDIGVKVVNEELYRKAFEEIVRSLDKLENANIPSVTLSCREIHFKDVKYMQLHIERFTIRNGQVPCQFEFISKPDEETYCKEWLIANPSKGFLLSDAEITVELEVFVNKSTATRLNSGEEKLEDILVLHLVRGKDYFLSVTGNYLPSCFGSPIHTLCYMREPIQDMSAESIRKLTLMPVDMSDDPAQDEKPTDIPKELWMMVDHLNRNASQQEDLFQQPGLRSEFEQIRDCLDKGMYDTFLGSNHSVAEALLLFLESLPEPVICCRFYSSCLESASNYGLSCQIISDLPVCHKNVFEYLMAFLRELLKNSGKNHLDANILASVFGGLLLRPPPGHPTPDIAEKRKAQQFIHQFLVRDDLP; translated from the exons ATGGACCAGTCGGTCGCCATCCAGGAGAGCCTAGCGAGGGGGGCGACCTGCCGGATC GCGGTGCAGGGCCTGCTGGCGTCGGGGGAGAGTGTGGAGAGCCGGCTGCTGGGCCTGGTGGAGTGCCGCGGGCAGCACGC GATCTATGTGTACACTCACCGGCGGATGGCCATCACAGCTGAGGATGTCTCGCTGGAGAGAGTGATCCCCATCAGCGATGGGTTTGCAGTGGAAGAAG TTGTACTTGACAGTGACCTTCACATCATTG GCTCTGACGTGACTGTCCAGATCAGCTCAGCAGACGATCGACTGACAGTGCAGCTGCCCTTCGGCTCCCACACACGCACGTTCCTGCAGGAGGTCAGCAGGTGCAGCCCAG aagcggTTGGCTCTGAAGGTGTCAaacaaaatggaagaaaagctgcagtcagtcagagctgcagccaggacagcagTGATAGAAGCGCTCCCAG GCAAAACAAACTCAAGCCTGAAGTGAGAACTGAACAGGTTCGGGCCTCCCGTGTCATGGCTTCGAACAAGGCCTCAATCTTATCAGAGCCAAAGTTTGGACTAAGAGATACTATCATTAAATCTCAGCTTGTACAAATGGAGGACTCCTACACACACATCCGGAACTACAG GGTTTTTGTTGGGACATACAACGTGAATGGTCAGTCACCCATGGAGAGCCTCCAGCCTTGGCTGAGGTGTGATGCTGAGCCCCCAGACATTTACTGCGTGGG TTTCCAGGAGCTTGATCTGACTAAAGAAGCCTTCTTTTTCAATGACACACCGAAGGAAGAAGAATGGTTTAAAGCTGTAACTGATAGTCTTCACCCAGATGCCAAATATGCAAAG GTGAAACTTGTGCGGCTGGTGGGGATCATGCTCCTGTTGTATGTGAAGGCAGACCTTGCTTTGAACATCTCTGAGGTAGAAGCTGAGACTGTGGGAACTGGAATCATGGGGAGGATG GGTAACAAAGGTGGTGTTGCCATCAGGTTTAAATTCCATAACACCAGCATGTGCATTGTGAATTCTCACCTCGCAGCTCACACGGAGGAATATGAGCGGAGGAACCAGGACTTCAAAGACATCTGCTCTCGGATGCAGTTCTGCCAGTCGGATCCAAATTTGCCCCCTCTCACTATTGGCAAACACGA TGTGATCCTATGGCTGGGGGACCTCAATTATCGGCTGGAGGAACTGGATGTGGCAAAAGTGAAGCAGCTTGTAgaggagaaagcatttctagAGCTTTGCCAGTATGACCAG CTGAAGAGGCAAATGAAGGCAAATGCAGCCTTTGAAGGCTTCACAGAGGGAGAGATCTCTTTCCAGCCAACATACAAGTATGATGCTGGCTGTGATGACTGGGACACAAG TGAGAAGTGTCGTGTTCCAGCGTGGTGTGATCGAATACTCTGGAAAGGGCAGAACATTGCCCAGCTGAGCTATCGCAGCCACATGGCTCTGAAGCTCAGTGACCACAAGCCAGTGAGCTCTGTGTTTGATATTGGG GTGAAGGTTGTGAATGAGGAGCTCTATCGAAAAGCCTTTGAGGAAATAGTCCGCTCCCTGGATAAGCTGGAGAATGCCAACATTCCCTCGGTGACACTGTCCTGCAGAGAG ATCCATTTCAAGGATGTTAAATACATGCAGCTGCACATAGAGAGGTTTACAATCCGCAATGGCCAAGTGCCCTGCCAGTTCGAATTTATCAGCAAACCAGATGAGGAAACCTACTGCAAGGAATGGCTGATTGCTAATCCCAGTAAGGGCTTCTTGCTCTCAG ATGCTGAGATCACAGTTGAGCTGGAGGTGTTTGTTAATAAATCAACAGCTACTCGCTTAAACTCTGGAGAGGAAAAACTTGAAGATATCTTAGTCTTACATCTTGTCAGAGGGAAAGATTATTTTCTCTCCGTAACAGGCAACTATTTGCCGAGTTGCTTTGGGTCTCCCATCCATACACTGTGTTACATGAGGGAACCAATCCAGGACATGTCAGCAGAATCCATTCGGAAACTT ACCCTGATGCCAGTAGACATGAGTGATGATCCTGCCCAAGATGAAAAGCCTACAGACATCCCAAAAGAGCTGTGGATGATGGTGGATCACTTGAATCGCAACGCTTCCCAGCAG GAGGACCTGTTTCAGCAGCCAGGCCTCAGATCCGAATTTGAGCAAATCCGAGACTGTTTGGACAAGGGAATGTATGATACTTTCT TGGGCAGCAACCACTCAGTGGCAGAGGCCCTGCTGCTCTTCCTGGAGAGCCTGCCCGAGCCTGTCATCTGCTGCAGGTTCTACAGCTCCTGTCTGGAGAGTGCCAGCAACTACGGgctgagctgccag ATTATCTCTGACCTACCAGTGTGccataaaaatgtatttgaataTCTGATGGCATTTCTACGAGAACTACTGAAGAATTCAGGGAAAAACCATTTGGATGCGAATATTCTTG CCAGTGTATTTGGTGGCTTGTTACTCCGACCTCCTCCTGGACATCCCACGCCTGATATAGCTGAGAAGAGGAAAGCTCAGCAATTTATCCATCAGTTCCTTGTGAGAGATGATTTACCATGA